The stretch of DNA GGCTCTGATCGCTGCCGGATATCTCTGCCACGTGATCGAGGTGATCGGAGTGGAGGTTGAGGATAAGACTGGAAATCTGAATGATCTGCTTCTTACACTGAAGGACAGTAATGTGAGCGTGGATTATCTGTACCTCTCCTTTAACCGTGATTCCGGCAAGCCGATCATGGTATTCCATACCGAGGATATCATGGAAGTGAGATCCTGCCTGAAATCCAGAGGCTATACCGTTTTATAAAAACAGGATTTTACCGTGTGGTAGAGGCTTTTATCCGTTTGATAAATATTAAAATATTCTATATTATAAACATGAAATATCAATTTTACAAATGTATATGGCCATGCTATCATATATCCATAATAGTTCTTAACCTGTAAACAGCCACCTCAGGATATGTGAATATCCGTATCATACAGGCCGGGAACTAAAAAACTCATCACATAAAGTTAATAATTACACCCATGAAGAAATCTGTGGATCAGCGTACACAGATTCCTTCAGAAAGAAGCTGTTACATCGGCGGAGTTTCTGTGTCTCCAAGGATGTGGCAGCTTTTTTCTTTTACTCTGAAAAAATTCGCAGTAATTTCACAAAAACATGATACAGTAGGAAACATGTTATGATATGTTTTGTAAAAATGCTCAGGTTTATGAGCATGTGATAAAGTAAGACGCAGATGTTCGATTTACAGAATACAGAGGATCAGAAAAAACAACGAAAAAGAAATGCCTGAAGCTACTGCAGACAGACGAGGAAATGAAATGAGACCAATAAGAATACAGAAAGCGGAAAAAAATAAAAAAAGGGGAAACAGAGGGGGAATCTATCTCCTGGCATTTCTGTTTCCGGTGCTGATCTTTACGCTGGGTTTTGCACTGAAGGGTGTTTATCCTTTTGGAGAAAATTCGGCGCTGGTGGTAGATGGAGTCCATCAGTATACAGCCTTTTACAGGGAACTTTCAGAGCAGCTTGGAAAGGGAGCGGGCTGGACCTGGTCCGCACATGCCATGGGATATAATTTTTATGGATTGTTTTGCTATTATCTCTGCAGTCCGTTCAGCTTCCTGGTACTGCTGTTTATGAAATTCATGTATGTAAACGAGGCTGTCACTGCGGTGATCCTGATCAAGGCAGGGCTTTGCAGCGTATCCATGGCATGGTATTCCGGGAAAAAATATCCGGGTAAAGACTGCATGGCAGTTTCTGTGGGGTGTATGTATGCACTGTCCAATTTTCTGATGGGATATTACAGCAATGTGATGTGGCTGGACTGTATCATGCTTCTTCCGGTGCTTGCATATCTTATTGAACAGCTGGTGCATAC from Blautia sp. SC05B48 encodes:
- a CDS encoding ACT domain-containing protein; amino-acid sequence: MLKQLSIYAENKKGVMQNITGILKDEDINILGSVTNDSAEYGIVRMVVSEPDKAMEALIAAGYLCHVIEVIGVEVEDKTGNLNDLLLTLKDSNVSVDYLYLSFNRDSGKPIMVFHTEDIMEVRSCLKSRGYTVL